Proteins found in one Lysinibacillus fusiformis genomic segment:
- the pyrH gene encoding UMP kinase produces MSVPQYKRVVIKLSGEALAGEAGFGLSPKIIKSVAEEVKEVVDLDVEVAVVVGGGNIWRGKIGSEMGMDRAAADYMGMLATVMNSLALQDALEKLGIETRVQSSIVMTQVAEPYIRRKAVRHLEKKRVVIFAAGTGNPFFSTDTTAALRAAEIDADAILMAKNNVDGVYSADPKLDETAIKYDTLTYLDVIQQGLQVMDSTASTLCMDNDIPLIVFSITEPGNIKRAVQGEKIGTVVRRNV; encoded by the coding sequence ATGAGTGTACCGCAATATAAACGAGTAGTTATTAAACTAAGTGGTGAAGCGTTAGCTGGAGAAGCGGGCTTCGGTTTATCACCAAAAATAATCAAGTCTGTTGCAGAAGAAGTGAAAGAAGTAGTAGATCTTGATGTAGAAGTTGCTGTTGTTGTAGGTGGCGGTAATATATGGCGTGGGAAAATAGGTAGTGAAATGGGAATGGATCGTGCAGCTGCGGACTATATGGGCATGCTGGCAACCGTAATGAACTCCCTAGCTTTACAAGATGCACTTGAAAAATTAGGCATTGAAACACGTGTTCAATCTTCTATTGTGATGACTCAAGTAGCGGAGCCATACATTCGTCGTAAAGCAGTTAGACATCTTGAGAAAAAGCGTGTCGTTATCTTTGCAGCAGGGACAGGTAATCCGTTCTTCTCTACTGATACGACTGCCGCATTACGAGCAGCAGAAATTGACGCTGATGCAATTTTAATGGCTAAAAACAATGTTGATGGCGTTTATTCAGCAGATCCTAAATTGGATGAGACAGCCATTAAATATGATACACTCACATACTTAGACGTTATCCAACAAGGCTTACAAGTAATGGATTCAACGGCTTCTACTTTATGTATGGATAACGATATCCCGCTAATTGTTTTTTCAATTACGGAGCCGGGTAACATTAAACGTGCTGTACAAGGCGAGAAAATCGGAACAGTTGTTAGGAGGAATGTATAA
- the rpsB gene encoding 30S ribosomal protein S2 has protein sequence MSVISMKQLLEAGVHFGHQTRRWNPKMKKYIFVERNGIYIIDLQKTVKKLEEAYDFMRQVGQDGGKVLFVGTKKQAQEAIKDEAERSGNYYINQRWLGGTLTNFGTIQKRVARMKQIEKMEEEGTFEVLPKKEVIQLKKEHERLIKFLGGIRDMHDLPDVMFVVDPRKERIAVAEARKLNIPLVGIVDTNCDPDEIDYVIPANDDAIRAVKLLTAKMADALIESKQGEEEAPAVEVAAE, from the coding sequence ATGTCAGTAATTTCTATGAAACAATTACTTGAAGCTGGTGTACATTTCGGTCACCAAACTCGTCGTTGGAACCCAAAAATGAAGAAATATATCTTCGTTGAACGTAACGGGATCTACATCATCGACTTACAAAAAACTGTTAAAAAATTAGAGGAAGCTTATGACTTCATGCGTCAAGTTGGTCAAGACGGTGGTAAAGTTCTTTTCGTTGGTACGAAAAAACAAGCACAAGAAGCGATCAAAGATGAAGCTGAACGTTCAGGCAACTACTACATCAACCAACGTTGGTTAGGTGGTACTCTTACAAACTTCGGTACAATTCAAAAACGTGTTGCACGTATGAAACAAATCGAAAAAATGGAAGAAGAAGGAACTTTCGAAGTTCTTCCTAAAAAAGAAGTAATCCAACTTAAAAAAGAACACGAACGTCTAATCAAATTCTTAGGCGGTATCCGTGATATGCACGATCTTCCAGACGTAATGTTCGTGGTTGACCCACGTAAAGAACGTATTGCGGTTGCAGAAGCTCGTAAATTAAACATCCCTCTAGTAGGTATTGTTGATACGAACTGTGATCCAGATGAAATCGACTACGTAATCCCTGCTAATGATGATGCTATTCGCGCTGTTAAACTTTTAACTGCTAAAATGGCTGACGCTTTAATCGAGTCAAAACAAGGTGAAGAAGAAGCTCCAGCTGTAGAAGTTGCTGCTGAGTAA
- the tsf gene encoding translation elongation factor Ts yields the protein MANITAQLVKELREKTGAGMMDCKKALVQTDGDLEAAIDFLREKGLSSAAKKADRIAAEGTTYILEQGNEAIILEVNAETDFVAKNDKFQVLVASLAEQLLAAKPASVEAALELANAEGVKIVDQISTAIATIGEKITLRRFEIKTKSDADAFGSYLHMGGRIGVLVTLEGSTDAAAAKDVAMHIAAINPTYVSRDEVSAEEVERERKVLTEQALNEGKPENIVAKMVEGRLGKYFEDVCLLDQTFVKNSDQKVRDFVASTGGSVNGFVRYAVGEGIEKREDNFAEEVMSQVKGN from the coding sequence ATGGCAAACATTACTGCACAATTAGTAAAAGAATTACGTGAAAAAACTGGCGCTGGTATGATGGATTGTAAAAAAGCGTTAGTACAAACAGATGGCGACTTAGAAGCAGCTATCGACTTCCTACGCGAAAAAGGTCTTTCTTCAGCTGCTAAAAAAGCTGACCGTATCGCTGCGGAAGGTACAACTTACATTTTAGAACAAGGTAACGAAGCAATCATCCTTGAAGTAAACGCTGAAACTGACTTTGTTGCGAAAAACGACAAATTCCAAGTATTAGTTGCATCTTTAGCAGAGCAATTACTTGCTGCTAAACCTGCATCAGTTGAAGCTGCTTTAGAGCTTGCAAATGCTGAAGGCGTGAAAATTGTAGATCAAATCTCTACTGCTATTGCAACAATTGGTGAAAAAATTACACTTCGTCGTTTCGAAATTAAAACAAAATCTGATGCAGATGCATTCGGTTCTTACTTACACATGGGTGGCCGTATTGGTGTATTAGTAACTTTAGAAGGTTCTACTGATGCAGCAGCTGCTAAAGATGTTGCTATGCACATTGCAGCAATCAACCCAACTTATGTTTCTCGTGATGAAGTTTCTGCTGAAGAAGTTGAACGTGAGCGTAAAGTATTAACTGAACAAGCTCTTAACGAAGGTAAACCAGAAAACATCGTTGCAAAAATGGTTGAAGGTCGTCTTGGTAAATATTTCGAAGATGTTTGCTTACTTGATCAAACTTTCGTTAAAAACTCAGATCAAAAAGTACGTGATTTTGTAGCTTCAACTGGTGGTTCTGTAAACGGCTTTGTACGTTACGCTGTTGGTGAAGGTATCGAAAAACGTGAAGATAACTTTGCAGAAGAAGTAATGAGCCAAGTTAAAGGTAACTAA
- a CDS encoding RNA polymerase subunit sigma, with translation MSLKGVELQIAIPKTFEAGKMADQAQQQVLAQQAHANEALKKEVERQQKIVNTSEGMDEISEDEDAGGEYLTGIHKKKKKDQQEKQAQHPFKGNFVDFSG, from the coding sequence ATGAGTTTAAAAGGTGTTGAGTTACAGATTGCTATTCCAAAAACATTTGAAGCAGGAAAAATGGCAGATCAGGCACAGCAACAAGTATTAGCCCAACAAGCACATGCAAATGAAGCATTAAAAAAAGAAGTTGAGCGTCAACAAAAAATTGTCAATACATCTGAAGGTATGGATGAAATTAGTGAGGATGAAGATGCAGGCGGTGAATATTTAACAGGTATTCATAAAAAGAAAAAAAAGGATCAACAAGAAAAACAGGCACAACATCCGTTTAAAGGGAATTTCGTGGATTTTAGTGGATAG